A portion of the Bifidobacterium sp. ESL0800 genome contains these proteins:
- a CDS encoding NUDIX hydrolase family protein, whose translation MAVLNDEVPDEGDFDAGRHRGEFDGITPEDFVRGGSNGNPPGWLTPHDIDEARAKLPIVYAEVVPVRTDDMGRISQVGSLLRVRDSGSVERTLITGRILFHETIREAIARNIAKDLGDLALPILPASLQPFTVAEFFPTPGISEFYDPRQHAIALCYVVQISGDCKPLDPALDVEWCDVESKQLDTFIEQMSGGHGQIVRRALSWAGVGE comes from the coding sequence ATGGCAGTCTTGAATGATGAAGTGCCCGACGAGGGCGATTTCGATGCGGGGCGGCATCGTGGCGAATTTGACGGCATCACGCCCGAGGACTTTGTGCGTGGCGGCAGCAACGGCAACCCTCCGGGATGGTTGACACCGCACGATATCGACGAGGCGCGCGCCAAACTGCCCATCGTCTACGCCGAGGTGGTTCCGGTGCGCACCGACGACATGGGCCGGATTTCGCAGGTCGGCTCCCTGCTGCGCGTACGCGACAGCGGATCCGTGGAACGCACGTTGATCACCGGCCGCATCCTTTTCCACGAGACCATCCGCGAGGCCATCGCGCGCAACATCGCCAAGGACCTGGGCGACCTCGCCCTTCCGATCCTGCCCGCGAGCCTGCAGCCTTTCACCGTGGCCGAGTTCTTCCCGACCCCGGGTATTTCCGAGTTCTACGACCCGCGTCAGCATGCCATCGCGCTGTGCTATGTGGTGCAGATCTCCGGCGATTGCAAGCCGCTCGACCCCGCGTTGGACGTGGAATGGTGCGATGTCGAAAGCAAGCAGCTCGACACGTTCATCGAGCAGATGTCGGGCGGACACGGCCAGATCGTGCGTCGCGCGCTTTCGTGGGCCGGAGTTGGCGAGTAG
- a CDS encoding alpha/beta hydrolase, protein MNIRIGNKIYRSGKGTPLILLHAFPVDARMWDDCAASLIRLGGERGMAPFPIWAPDTPGAGDAAIPDASATGALADDGAYVEAMDKVVEAYVSMLHVTGHEKAIWVGLSMGGYLAMDIQRLFPGSVAGLALCDTTTLADSHEARANRLNIAKTCEDDNTVEPVMHFARPQAGDSSIKRSPHFEDLLSGWIRDQRPEGLAWRERMAAGRADTTDLLPHITAPAAVVCGENDPSSPPAKMRPIADAMTSTSVAFTAIPDCGHFSAVEHPDALANALLDLVQRVERR, encoded by the coding sequence ATGAATATTCGTATTGGCAATAAAATCTACCGTTCCGGCAAAGGCACGCCGCTGATTCTGTTGCATGCCTTCCCCGTGGATGCCCGGATGTGGGATGATTGCGCCGCAAGCCTGATTCGGTTGGGCGGCGAGCGCGGGATGGCGCCGTTCCCGATCTGGGCGCCCGACACGCCGGGTGCCGGCGACGCGGCGATACCGGATGCCTCAGCCACCGGAGCGCTCGCCGACGACGGCGCTTATGTCGAGGCGATGGACAAGGTGGTCGAAGCCTATGTTTCGATGCTGCACGTCACCGGCCACGAAAAGGCCATTTGGGTAGGCCTTTCGATGGGCGGTTACCTGGCGATGGATATCCAGCGGCTGTTTCCCGGCTCTGTTGCCGGACTTGCCCTGTGCGACACCACCACCCTTGCGGACAGCCACGAGGCTCGCGCGAACCGCCTGAACATCGCCAAAACCTGCGAAGACGACAACACCGTCGAACCGGTGATGCATTTCGCCCGACCGCAGGCAGGTGATTCGAGCATCAAGCGCAGCCCGCATTTCGAGGATCTGCTGTCCGGTTGGATTCGCGATCAACGTCCGGAGGGACTTGCCTGGCGCGAACGCATGGCCGCCGGCCGTGCCGACACCACGGACCTGCTGCCGCATATCACCGCCCCGGCCGCGGTGGTCTGCGGGGAGAACGACCCCTCGAGCCCGCCGGCCAAGATGCGTCCGATCGCCGATGCCATGACCTCCACTTCCGTCGCGTTCACTGCGATTCCGGATTGCGGCCATTTCAGTGCCGTCGAACATCCCGATGCGCTCGCCAACGCTTTGCTGGACCTGGTTCAACGCGTAGAACGACGGTAA
- the trxA gene encoding thioredoxin, which yields MATQTLTATNFEETITNNDLVFVDFWATWCGPCKAFGPVYEKASEANPDIVFGKVDIDQNQELATAAEIQAVPTLMIAKKGQIIFKQAGALRASDLDEVIKQARALDVDAKQGTNA from the coding sequence ATGGCAACGCAGACTTTGACGGCAACAAACTTTGAAGAGACCATCACCAACAACGACCTGGTGTTCGTTGATTTCTGGGCCACCTGGTGCGGCCCGTGCAAGGCTTTCGGCCCGGTTTACGAGAAGGCCAGCGAGGCCAACCCCGACATCGTCTTCGGCAAGGTCGACATCGACCAGAACCAGGAGCTTGCCACGGCCGCCGAGATTCAGGCCGTCCCCACCCTGATGATCGCCAAGAAGGGCCAGATCATCTTCAAGCAGGCCGGGGCCCTTCGCGCCTCCGACCTTGACGAGGTCATCAAGCAGGCCCGCGCCCTTGATGTCGACGCCAAACAAGGCACCAACGCCTGA
- the rfbB gene encoding dTDP-glucose 4,6-dehydratase — protein sequence MTEEVFHPRNIIVTGGCGFIGSNFVHYVAEHHPETHVTVLDALTYAGNIENIKGLPEDQVEFVHGNVCDAELLDRIVPGHDAIVHYAAESHNDNSIIDPEPFIQSNIVGTYRLLEAARKYDVRYHQISTDEVYGDLALDDPHRFTPESPYRPSSPYSSSKASADMLVRAWHRTYGLKTTISNCSNNYGPYQHVEKFIPRQVTNILDGIRPKLYGNGLNVRDWIHTEDHSSAVWTILTKGRIGETYLIGADGERNNLDVLHDILRVMGQSEDAFDWVRDRPGHDRRYAIDPTKLMTELGWKPKHTDFAEGLKETIQWYTDNESWWRPAKAATEAKYKKQGQ from the coding sequence ATGACTGAGGAAGTATTTCATCCTAGGAACATTATCGTGACCGGTGGCTGTGGGTTCATCGGTTCGAATTTCGTGCACTATGTGGCGGAACATCATCCGGAGACCCATGTCACCGTGCTTGACGCGCTGACCTACGCCGGCAATATCGAGAACATCAAGGGCTTGCCCGAAGATCAGGTCGAGTTCGTGCACGGCAACGTGTGCGACGCCGAGCTGCTCGACAGGATCGTGCCCGGCCACGACGCCATCGTGCATTACGCGGCCGAGTCGCACAACGACAACTCCATCATCGACCCTGAGCCGTTCATCCAGTCCAACATCGTGGGCACCTACCGCCTCTTGGAGGCGGCGCGCAAGTACGACGTGCGCTACCACCAGATCAGCACCGACGAGGTCTATGGCGACCTCGCGCTCGACGATCCGCACCGTTTCACCCCGGAGTCCCCGTACCGTCCGTCCAGCCCGTATTCGTCCTCCAAGGCCAGCGCCGACATGTTGGTGCGCGCCTGGCACCGCACCTACGGCCTCAAGACCACGATCTCGAACTGCTCCAACAACTACGGCCCCTACCAGCACGTGGAGAAGTTCATCCCGCGCCAGGTCACCAACATTCTTGACGGTATTCGCCCGAAGCTCTACGGCAACGGCCTCAACGTGCGCGACTGGATCCACACCGAGGACCATTCGAGCGCCGTATGGACCATCCTGACCAAGGGCAGGATCGGTGAGACCTACCTGATCGGCGCGGACGGCGAGCGCAACAACCTCGACGTGCTCCACGACATCCTGCGCGTGATGGGCCAGAGCGAGGATGCGTTCGACTGGGTGCGCGACCGTCCGGGCCACGACCGCCGCTACGCGATCGATCCGACCAAGCTGATGACCGAGCTGGGTTGGAAGCCGAAGCACACCGACTTCGCTGAAGGCCTCAAAGAGACCATCCAGTGGTACACCGACAACGAGAGCTGGTGGAGGCCCGCCAAGGCCGCCACCGAGGCCAAGTACAAGAAACAAGGCCAATAG
- the galE gene encoding UDP-glucose 4-epimerase GalE, whose product MTTVLVTGGAGYIGTHTDVELLNKGYDVISVDNYVNSVPEALDRVKTITGKTVKRYDGDVRDEELMNRIFEENDVDWVIHFAGLKAVGESVAKPIEYYDNNLTGTMVLLKAMRDHDVKKFIFSSSATVYGAAEHLPLTEESPVGGTTNPYGTSKLFQEQILRDVHVADDSWTIVLLRYFNPVGAHESGLLGEDPKGIPANLTPYIAKVALGELKEVQVYGNDYPTPDGTGVRDYIHVVDLARGHVAVIDHINKPGVYTYNLGTGHGYSVLEVIKAYEKAAGHKIPYTIKPRRPGDIAACYADSSKAERELGWKAELGIDEMASSSLNWQTKNPKGFRKD is encoded by the coding sequence ATGACAACTGTGTTGGTTACCGGGGGAGCCGGGTACATCGGCACTCATACCGATGTGGAGCTGCTGAACAAGGGGTACGACGTCATCAGCGTCGATAATTACGTCAATTCGGTGCCGGAAGCGCTCGATCGCGTCAAGACCATCACCGGCAAGACCGTGAAGCGTTACGACGGCGACGTACGCGATGAAGAGCTGATGAATCGCATCTTCGAGGAGAACGACGTCGACTGGGTCATCCACTTCGCCGGTCTCAAGGCCGTGGGCGAGTCCGTCGCCAAGCCGATTGAGTACTACGACAACAATCTCACCGGTACCATGGTGCTCTTGAAGGCCATGCGCGACCACGACGTCAAGAAGTTCATCTTCTCATCGTCCGCCACCGTCTATGGCGCGGCCGAGCATCTGCCGCTTACCGAGGAGAGCCCGGTCGGCGGCACCACCAACCCGTATGGCACTTCCAAGCTCTTTCAGGAGCAGATCCTGCGCGATGTCCACGTTGCCGACGATTCCTGGACCATCGTGCTGCTGCGCTACTTCAACCCGGTCGGCGCCCACGAGTCCGGCTTGCTCGGCGAGGATCCGAAGGGCATTCCGGCCAACCTCACCCCGTACATCGCCAAGGTGGCGCTGGGCGAGCTCAAGGAGGTCCAGGTCTACGGCAACGATTACCCGACCCCCGACGGCACCGGCGTGCGCGACTACATCCACGTCGTCGACCTCGCCCGCGGCCACGTCGCGGTAATCGACCACATCAACAAGCCCGGCGTCTACACTTACAATCTTGGCACCGGCCATGGCTACTCCGTCCTCGAGGTCATCAAGGCCTACGAGAAGGCCGCGGGCCACAAGATCCCGTACACCATCAAGCCCCGTCGCCCCGGCGACATCGCGGCCTGCTATGCGGATTCCTCCAAGGCCGAGCGCGAACTTGGCTGGAAGGCAGAGCTCGGCATCGACGAGATGGCCTCCTCGTCCCTGAATTGGCAGACCAAGAATCCGAAGGGCTTCCGCAAGGACTGA
- a CDS encoding G5 domain-containing protein, whose product MADHRKQTKTLRSLSKRQWTKIAAGALAVVALVGGSAIVVHSHNARQNSLTQVTSYSATDSNALSVSRGTDREDLRGGKAGDTYVTVKINGKNRAVVGSHFTDVKSVLDQGDITLETGDVVKPSLKTKVNESTVITIERADANLETSDAAIGFNTVTKETSDLPKGQQKVESEGQEGVMETTSLVTKAGKKTISSNVFTSFVKKAPVDKVILVGTGSGSSVSSAAANIGSTVPAGEMQQWAHDYLLSNGGSEADFTATVYIISHESGWRVNAQNPSGAYGLPQALPGGKMVSAGADWATNYQTQLKWFWGYCNTTYGSVQGAYNHWLSAHSY is encoded by the coding sequence ATGGCTGACCACCGTAAGCAAACCAAGACCTTGAGGTCGCTGAGCAAACGCCAGTGGACGAAGATCGCGGCCGGCGCATTAGCGGTTGTGGCATTGGTGGGCGGCAGCGCTATCGTCGTCCATTCCCATAATGCACGTCAGAATTCCCTTACTCAGGTCACCTCGTATTCCGCGACGGACTCCAACGCACTGAGCGTCTCCCGCGGCACCGACCGAGAAGACCTTCGCGGCGGCAAAGCCGGCGACACCTACGTCACCGTCAAGATCAACGGCAAGAACCGCGCAGTCGTCGGTTCCCACTTCACCGACGTCAAGTCCGTGCTCGACCAGGGCGACATCACCCTCGAGACCGGCGATGTCGTCAAGCCCAGCCTCAAGACCAAGGTCAACGAATCCACCGTCATCACCATCGAGCGCGCCGACGCGAATCTCGAGACCTCGGACGCGGCCATTGGTTTCAACACCGTGACCAAGGAGACCTCCGACCTGCCCAAAGGTCAGCAGAAGGTCGAGTCCGAAGGCCAGGAAGGCGTCATGGAGACCACGAGCCTGGTGACCAAGGCCGGCAAGAAGACCATCTCCTCCAACGTTTTCACTTCATTCGTAAAGAAAGCTCCCGTCGACAAGGTCATCCTTGTAGGCACGGGCTCCGGCTCCTCCGTTTCCAGCGCGGCCGCGAACATCGGTTCCACCGTTCCTGCCGGCGAGATGCAGCAGTGGGCGCATGACTATCTGCTTTCCAACGGCGGCTCCGAGGCCGACTTCACCGCCACCGTCTACATCATCAGCCACGAATCCGGTTGGCGCGTCAACGCGCAGAATCCGTCCGGAGCCTATGGCCTGCCCCAGGCACTGCCCGGCGGCAAGATGGTGAGCGCCGGTGCGGACTGGGCCACCAACTACCAGACGCAACTCAAGTGGTTCTGGGGTTACTGCAACACCACCTACGGCAGCGTGCAAGGCGCCTACAACCACTGGCTGAGCGCCCATAGCTACTGA